The following proteins are encoded in a genomic region of Bufo bufo chromosome 11, aBufBuf1.1, whole genome shotgun sequence:
- the SYT11 gene encoding synaptotagmin-11, producing MLKGISIYPETLSNKKKTFRVRRDKPPMDGEGAEAGLMGSEKSPNGLATAVNQLHINPNCGEEVSPSTSSSGSKTTSPSSPDEEATLGALTISVDYNFPKKALVVTIQEAHGLPVMDEHSHGSDPYVKMTILPDKKHRVKTRVLRKTLDPVFDETFTFYGIPYSQLQDLVLHFLVLSFDRFSRDDVIGEVMVPLSGVDPSTGRVQITRDIVRRNIQKCVSRGELQVSLSYQPVAQRMTVVVLKAKHLPRVDITGLSDPYVKVNVYYGRKRIAKKKTHVKKCTLSPVFNESFIYDIPIDLLPDISIEFLVIDFDRTTKNQAVGRLILGAHSVTANGIEHWREVCDNPYKLIAKWHSLSEY from the exons ATGCTGAAGGGGATCAGTATCTACCCCGAGACCCTCAGCAACAAAAAAAAGACTTTCCGTGTGCGCAGAGACAAGCCGCCCATGGATGGCGAGGGGGCCGAGGCGGGTCTGATGGGCTCTGAGAAAAGTCCCAATGGCCTGGCCACGGCCGTCAACCAGCTGCACATCAACCCCAACTGTGGGGAGGAAGTGAGTCCGAGCACCAGCTCCAGCGGAAGCAAGACTACATCCCCATCATCCCCAGACGAAGAGGCCACGCTGGGGGCACTCACCATCTCTGTGGACTACAACTTTCCAAAGAAAGCCTTGGTGGTCACCATACAAGAGGCTCATGGCCTCCCAGTGATGGATGAACACTCCCACGGATCTGACCCCTACGTGAAGATGACCATCCTGCCGGACAAGAAGCATCGGGTGAAGACCCGCGTCCTGAGGAAGACTCTGGACCCCGTGTTTGACGAGACCTTCACTTTCTATGGCATCCCGTACAGCCAACTCCAGGACTTGGTGCTCCACTTCCTAGTGCTGAGCTTTGACCGCTTCTCGCGAGATGATGTCATCGGGGAGGTGATGGTCCCGCTGTCGGGGGTAGATCCCAGCACCGGGCGAGTGCAGATAACCAGAGACATTGTGAGAAGGAACATTCAG AAATGCGTCAGTCGTGGTGAGCTGCAGGTGTCCTTGTCCTATCAGCCGGTGGCACAAAGAATGACCGTCGTGGTGCTGAAAGCAAAACACCTGCCGAGAGTGGACATCACCGGACTGTCAG ATCCTTACGTCAAAGTGAATGTCTATTATGGCCGAAAACGAATTGCAAAGAAGAAGACCCATGTGAAAAAGTGCACCCTGAGTCCAGTCTTCAATGAGTCCTTCATCTATGACATTCCCATAGACCTGTTGCCGGACATCAGCATTGAGTTCCTTGTGATCGACTTTGATCGCACCACTAAGAACCAGGCGGTGGGGCGGCTCATCCTGGGGGCGCACAGTGTAACGGCTAACGGCATTGAGCACTGGCGGGAGGTGTGTGACAACCCCTACAAGCTGATCGCCAAGTGGCACAGCTTGAGTGAGTACTAG